Proteins from a genomic interval of Sporolactobacillus sp. Y61:
- the merR gene encoding Hg(II)-responsive transcriptional regulator: MRLRIGQLASRTCVNKETIRYYERLGLISIPSRTAKGYRLYTTQTVDRVNFIKKLQRLGFTLNEIDKLLGVVDRNEVKCRDIYDFTVNKISEIQRKIGELKKVEKMLVDLKKRCPENKEIYDCPIIGSLM, encoded by the coding sequence ATGAGGTTACGAATCGGACAGCTGGCCAGCCGAACTTGCGTCAACAAAGAAACGATCCGGTACTATGAACGGCTGGGGCTTATTTCAATTCCCTCTCGTACTGCTAAAGGATACCGTCTCTATACGACTCAAACAGTGGATCGAGTGAATTTTATTAAAAAGTTGCAGAGATTAGGATTTACATTGAATGAAATTGACAAGTTGTTAGGTGTTGTTGACCGCAATGAAGTGAAGTGCAGGGATATATATGATTTTACCGTTAACAAGATTAGTGAGATACAGCGTAAAATCGGGGAATTAAAAAAAGTAGAAAAGATGCTTGTCGATCTGAAAAAAAGATGTCCTGAGAATAAAGAAATTTATGATTGCCCCATTATTGGATCTTTAATGTGA
- the merA gene encoding mercury(II) reductase: MITYRMTVQGMTCASCEDHVASALEHIGARNIKVNYHRGEAFFKLPVNIKKEAVEQAIVEAHYQPGNFMQIQTEGDSDKEDDYDYIIIGSGGAAFASAIKAREYGARVAMIERGIVGGTCVNIGCVPSKTLLRAGEINNQAKNHPFEGLHTSAAEPDLALLVKQKNKLVETLRIQKYESLIGTYGFELIKGEAKFVNEKTVEVNGRQLTAKRFLIATGASPFIPDIPGLNHVDFLTSTTLLELKKVPKRLAVIGSGYVGFELGQLYHYLGAEVTLMQRGNQLLKKYDSEISETIRRALTQQGIHFITGIKFKRIEQDGQIKKVHIETEGKEQVIEAEQLLVATGRKPNSADLNLYLANVKVGTQGEVLIDEFSRTSNPRIYAAGDVTLGPQFVYVAAYQGGLAADNAVGGLSRKVDLGIVPGVMFTTPSTATVGLTEEQALKKGLKVKTSVLPLNAVPRAIVNRETTGVFKLVAEAKTLKVLGVHIVAENAGDVIYAATLAIKFGLTVEDLQKSLAPYLTMAEGLRLAALTFDKDISSLSCCAG; the protein is encoded by the coding sequence ATGATAACGTATCGAATGACTGTTCAGGGGATGACCTGTGCCAGTTGTGAAGACCATGTGGCAAGTGCTCTGGAACATATTGGTGCAAGAAACATTAAGGTTAATTATCATCGTGGAGAAGCCTTTTTTAAGCTACCAGTTAATATTAAAAAGGAGGCTGTGGAACAGGCAATAGTTGAAGCACACTACCAACCCGGGAATTTTATGCAGATTCAAACAGAAGGAGATTCTGATAAAGAAGACGATTACGATTATATTATTATTGGCTCTGGCGGTGCGGCTTTTGCTTCAGCCATTAAAGCCAGAGAGTATGGTGCCAGAGTGGCAATGATAGAAAGAGGTATAGTGGGCGGTACCTGTGTCAATATCGGTTGTGTTCCTTCTAAGACCTTGCTCAGAGCCGGGGAAATTAATAACCAGGCAAAAAATCATCCATTCGAGGGATTGCACACTTCAGCAGCTGAACCTGATTTAGCACTACTGGTTAAGCAAAAAAATAAATTGGTTGAAACATTACGGATCCAAAAGTATGAAAGTTTAATTGGAACTTATGGTTTTGAACTTATTAAAGGAGAGGCAAAGTTTGTCAATGAAAAAACGGTCGAAGTGAATGGCAGACAATTGACGGCAAAACGTTTTTTAATCGCCACCGGTGCTTCACCGTTCATACCCGATATTCCCGGATTAAATCATGTGGATTTCTTAACAAGCACAACTTTACTTGAACTGAAAAAGGTCCCGAAACGTCTTGCGGTCATCGGTTCCGGTTATGTAGGTTTTGAATTAGGTCAGCTTTATCATTATTTAGGTGCGGAAGTCACGTTGATGCAGCGGGGCAATCAATTATTAAAAAAATATGATTCGGAAATATCGGAAACCATAAGGCGAGCTTTAACACAACAAGGTATTCATTTTATTACCGGAATAAAATTCAAGCGTATCGAACAAGACGGGCAGATAAAGAAGGTTCATATAGAGACTGAGGGTAAGGAACAAGTTATTGAAGCAGAGCAGCTACTTGTCGCAACAGGACGCAAACCGAACTCAGCAGACTTAAATCTGTATTTAGCAAACGTTAAGGTCGGTACCCAGGGCGAAGTCCTCATTGATGAATTTTCCAGAACGTCCAATCCACGTATTTATGCAGCTGGGGATGTCACGCTCGGCCCGCAGTTCGTCTATGTCGCTGCTTACCAAGGCGGTCTTGCTGCAGACAACGCTGTCGGAGGACTTAGTCGAAAAGTTGACTTAGGCATTGTACCGGGCGTTATGTTTACAACGCCATCAACTGCCACGGTTGGATTAACGGAAGAGCAGGCACTAAAAAAGGGCCTTAAGGTAAAAACGTCTGTTCTGCCTTTAAATGCCGTGCCCAGAGCAATCGTTAATCGAGAGACGACTGGTGTCTTTAAATTAGTGGCAGAAGCAAAGACGCTCAAAGTCCTGGGCGTCCATATTGTCGCTGAAAATGCGGGAGACGTGATTTATGCTGCAACATTGGCCATTAAGTTCGGGCTGACTGTAGAAGATCTTCAGAAAAGTCTTGCACCCTATTTGACTATGGCGGAGGGCCTGAGATTAGCAGCACTCACATTTGACAAAGATATATCTTCGCTGTCTTGTTGTGCAGGATAA
- a CDS encoding geranylgeranyl reductase family protein, whose translation MDSRLYDVIIVGAGPGGSSLAAKLAEAGLHVLIVEKQSFPRYKVCGGGVTKRALLKMPIDITPIIRDQITSFVTVEGNHDIQEFKHKTPFIYMVMRDELDQLLAKHAVDCGAELKEDSFVKKVVEHGGGVEVFTRDEKYSGRYLVGADGVNSIVAKQVGLMSERRKALALEYEFRCNQATNTKYKHKVIIDYTSVPDGYIWIFPKNGILSAGIGSYSLGQKLMSRYLHSFLNHQEVSEDLLSAKGSFLSASGTRQTIMTQRTALIGDAAGLVDSFAGEGIYYALWSAELLADHLIKTIRDGYNEAFSTYQRDVDLTIMPELSTLDQFGREFYKDPKLMQKIVSRFPKLLSLLFDVLEGKRDYSKLYKKFNIVNLYDQFFNQKSSFFS comes from the coding sequence ATGGATTCAAGGCTTTATGATGTGATTATTGTCGGAGCAGGTCCCGGTGGCAGTTCACTGGCAGCAAAACTTGCTGAAGCAGGGCTTCATGTTTTAATTGTAGAGAAGCAAAGTTTTCCGCGTTATAAAGTATGTGGAGGCGGGGTAACCAAGAGAGCCCTCCTGAAAATGCCGATTGATATCACACCGATTATTCGAGATCAGATCACTTCATTTGTCACGGTGGAAGGGAATCATGATATTCAGGAGTTTAAACATAAAACGCCGTTTATTTATATGGTAATGAGAGACGAATTGGATCAACTACTGGCGAAACATGCCGTTGACTGTGGTGCAGAACTGAAAGAGGATTCCTTCGTTAAAAAAGTGGTCGAGCATGGTGGAGGGGTCGAGGTCTTCACAAGGGATGAGAAATATTCAGGACGGTATTTGGTTGGAGCCGATGGCGTAAACAGTATCGTTGCGAAACAGGTCGGGTTAATGTCGGAACGCAGGAAAGCTCTGGCATTGGAATATGAATTCAGATGTAACCAGGCAACAAACACAAAATATAAACACAAAGTTATTATTGATTATACCAGTGTACCTGACGGATATATATGGATATTTCCGAAAAATGGAATTCTATCGGCAGGTATCGGTTCTTACTCGTTAGGTCAGAAATTGATGTCGAGATATTTGCATTCATTTCTGAACCATCAGGAAGTGAGTGAAGATCTTCTAAGTGCGAAAGGATCTTTTTTGTCTGCCAGCGGTACCCGGCAGACAATCATGACGCAACGAACAGCATTAATCGGAGATGCAGCCGGACTGGTCGATTCATTTGCCGGAGAGGGCATCTATTATGCTTTGTGGAGTGCTGAATTACTTGCTGACCATTTAATAAAGACGATCAGGGATGGATATAATGAAGCATTTTCAACCTATCAAAGAGATGTTGATCTGACAATCATGCCCGAACTCAGTACATTGGATCAGTTTGGCCGGGAATTTTACAAAGATCCGAAATTGATGCAAAAAATTGTTTCTCGTTTCCCTAAGTTATTAAGCTTACTTTTTGATGTATTAGAAGGAAAAAGAGATTATAGCAAACTGTACAAGAAATTCAATATAGTAAATTTGTATGACCAATTTTTTAATCAGAAAAGCTCTTTTTTCAGTTGA